The following proteins are encoded in a genomic region of Pungitius pungitius chromosome 19, fPunPun2.1, whole genome shotgun sequence:
- the sox17 gene encoding LOW QUALITY PROTEIN: transcription factor SOX-17 (The sequence of the model RefSeq protein was modified relative to this genomic sequence to represent the inferred CDS: inserted 1 base in 1 codon) — MSSPDAGYASDDQTQARCAMSAMMPGMGHCQWADPLSPLGDAKVKNEPCASGSGGQNRGKTEPRIRRPMNAFMVWAKDERKRLAQQNPDLHNAELSKMLGKSWKALPVTEKRPFVEEAERLRVQHMQDHPNYKYRPRRRKQVKRIKRLDSGFLVHGVSDHQGPPMPGDGRACAESLGLGYHEHGFQVAPQQLGHYRDAQALGGPSYETYSLPTPDTSPLDAVESDLMFFXSHSQEDCHMMPAYAYHSQAAEYQPQDPHGNPHGNHHGNPILHRHQGSAPEQPHQSANLPPSYMGCPNPLAMYYTQHCGPSGPLKRHPGGGGAGQLSPPPDCHPHPADSVEQMHHSELLCEVDRSEFEQYLSSSSAAAAGGRGDASGHYGPHEAGMQGPESLISSVLSDASTAVYYCSYNNS; from the exons ATGAGTAGTCCCGATGCGGGTTACGCCAGCGACGATCAGACCCAGGCAAGGTGTGCGATGTCAGCCATGATGCCTGGAATGGGACACTGCCAGTGGGCCGACCCTCTCAGTCCCCTCGGAGACGCCAAAGTGAAGAACGAGCCGTGCGCCTCCGGCTCCGGCGGCCAGAACCGCGGCAAAACCGAGCCGCGGATCCGACGGCCCATGAACGCGTTCATGGTCTGGGCGAAGGATGAGCGCAAGAGGCTGGCGCAGCAGAACCCGGATCTGCACAACGCGGAGCTGAGCAAAATGTTGG GCAAATCGTGGAAAGCCCTTCCTGTGACAGAGAAGCGTCCCTTTGTGGAGGAGGCCGAGCGGCTGCGCGTCCAGCACATGCAGGACCACCCCAACTACAAGTACCGGCCCCGGCGGCGGAAGCAGGTGAAGCGGATTAAGCGGCTGGACTCGGGCTTTCTGGTCCACGGCGTGTCCGACCACCAGGGCCCGCCCATGCCCGGGGACGGCAGGGCGTGTGCCGAGAGCCTGGGCCTGGGCTACCACGAGCACGGCTTCCAGGTGGCCCCCCAGCAGCTGGGCCACTACCGCGACGCCCAGGCCCTCGGGGGCCCCTCCTACGAGACGTATAGCCTCCCCACGCCTGACACCTCCCCTCTGGACGCCGTGGAGTCAGACCTCATGTTCT CCTCGCATTCACAAGAGGACTGCCACATGATGCCAGCCTACGCCTACCACTCCCAGGCGGCGGAGTACCAGCCCCAGGACCCCCACGGCAACCCCCACGGCAACCACCACGGCAACCCGATCCTGCACCGGCACCAGGGCTCAGCTCCAGAGCAGCCCCATCAGTCTGCGAACCTTCCCCCCTCCTACATGGGATGCCCCAACCCTCTGGCCATGTATTACACTCAGCACTGCGGCCCCTCCGGGCCCCTCAAGCGGCAtcccggcggcggcggggccggacagctctcccctccccccgactGCCACCCGCACCCGGCGGACAGCGTGGAGCAGATGCACCACTCGGAGCTGCTGTGCGAGGTGGACCGCAGCGAGTTCGAGCAGTACCTGAGCTCctcctcggcggcggcggcgggggggcgcggGGACGCGAGCGGCCACTACGGGCCGCACGAGGCCGGCATGCAGGGCCCCGAGAGCCTGATATCCTCGGTGCTGTCGGACGCCAGCacagctgtgtattactgtaGCTACAACAACTCCTAA